The genomic region CCAACAATATTATGCAAATATCCTCATGGTCGGGTCTTAAATACCCGATCTCTCTTCATTTCTTGGAGAATAGTAGTTTCACCTTCTATTTAGGTTAGCATTAAATGGAATGAGTTCTGTGTGTAGGAAAAGTATGTTGACACTACAAGAGTTAAATGGATGTAAATAATTAAGAAGTTTTTTGGTTAGTTTGTCTTTTTGctccttttgtgtttttgttgggttgaGTACTCTGTTGCTGGTGCAGCTAAAGCCCCTGCTGAAGTCACTCAGATTTTTTTGACTAAGAGGAATTTACAATAAGCCTTACATTTTGAACTGTCAAAAATAgtgagttttccttttttctctctttttttttttttcttctttttgtttgctggcTAAGCTCAAGAGACgaaggggttttttaaatgtgttttggatCTGCCCCAGCTTTTTTTGCAACTGTAAGAGGAGAAGGTTCATGTTCTGTATAAGGTGCTGTTTGGATCCTGAACTTATTTTAGACCATTTCGTTTCTTGGAGGTCAATGGTAAGACACTGATTTACATCATCTGAAGTTCTTGCCAAGATTTGTGTGGTAGGCTGGATCCTTTCCTCCAAAGACTAATTGGAGGCTATCAAACTTAATTTTGGCTACTTTACGTTCAGTCTGTCTCTCTGAAAGACCAGTAaagctttcctgcttttcactTCACTTAGATTTCAGTTGTAACGTTTAATCCTGGCTTTCAATTGTGATTTCAAAGAGTATGCAATGCAAAGCGGTCTATCTGGACCAGATTGGACAGTAGGGTGTGCCTGCATGTACATCTGTATGTAATTCCCTTGCTTGTGTTCAATGATGTAAACCACTTTTGATGTCAGGAATATTGAGAAGCACTGTGTACCCCCAGGCCTACAATAGGGACAAGGCTCAGCTCCTTCCAGGGTgaggctctgctgcaggactAGTGATTGATGAAGGTGCCACCCGCCTAACAAACTGTCCTCTCCATTTCATGTGCAGGCTGAAAAAGGGTTTCATATGCAAAATCTGTCAGGATATTTCACATCCTGctctttgtctttattttccaggTGACGAATGTTTGTATGAAAGCTTTCCTGAACTTCCTttggaggaagcagcagaagctgatgGAGAAGCTGCAAACGTCCAGTGTCCAGCATCCGTCAGCATTCAAGAGCTGTCTTCTCCAGCAACCTCCAGCGAAGCTTTCACACCAAAGGAAAGCTCTCCTTACAAGGCTCCAATATACATTCCTGATGACATTCCCATTCCTACAGAGTTTGAGCTCCGAGAATCCAACATTCCTGGAGCAGGATTAGGGATATGGACCAAAAGGAAGATTGAAGCAGGGGAAAAATTCGGCCCTTTTGTGGGAGAGCAGCGGCCACACCTTAACGATCCCAGTTATGGTTGGGAGGTAAGACACCGTACATTCTTTCGGTCTGTTGAACTCTCTTGCGTGTCTATAAACACAGAAGTATTTGCAAAATTTGAGTCCtatcctgcagcagccaggggatATTTGCGTGCATGAAGTCTGTGGTCTTTCAGGGCTTTCTAGATGGAAAGAAGTGTaaattaacaaagaaaactggCAGGAATTATTGTTGCTCTTCATGCACAAAAATGGTCTGGGTGGATATTAACAGGTGATGCctcttttggagaaaaaagaggaagaagttgTGCTGTTGGAACATTTCTGTACCATTTTTAAGCTGCTCTTGGATAGTCCTACAGTACGTCTGTGGGCAAGGGGTTTGCAAGTGACACTGCactatctgaaaagaaaatgggtgCTGCTTTCGGGGTTGTGAATTGCCACTTTCTGGCGACAACGTTTAGAACAGCCCTAAAATCTAGCATTGTGTGGTTAAAATGGCTCTTGCAGAACCTTGTGCTACTCGGGAACTTTGAAAGCTGGGGGTTTGACCCTGCTTCCCTTTAACTTgatgggagttttgccattcATTTGGTGAAGTATGTTTGGACGCTGGTGTCAAACCCAGCATATATGGGGATGATGTGGCTCATGTTACTTCTGCAGATGCTCTGAGAGATGTTGCTTTTCCTGAAGGGGCTCGAGGTCTCCTCTGGCCAGTACAGCAGTTGCCTCTTGCTTTCCCTGCTTTGGGGGGCAATATGTTTTCCTCCTGAGGTATCACCGTggagctggctgagctgcaggtcTGTGGTCACGTCAGGGCTTTAGACCTCAAGTGGTGCACGTTGCCCGTTGTGTTATGGTGTAACAAAAGTTCTTGCATGGTTTTATTCATAGTTTTAACAATGTGCTGTAGAAACAGAGTGCAATCTCAGCTTTCCATCTGTACGTTTCCTTTGGTTTCTGATAAGAAGAGAAGTGCGGAGTTTGCACGGCTCTCCAGGGGCATGACTGACCTCTGAAGAGATGGGAGGTTcattttcccaggaaaaatTGAGTTGTGGTGGAATACAGAGGTTTGATTTGCTCTTAACTGTCCATAAACACTCGGTGAGTTAATTTCAAACTTTCCATCCGGTTTAAACTCTTGTGAAACTTGTGACAATGTGACAGAATAGTGTCAGGAGAAATTATAGACTTGGCAGCATTCTATTGAGTTAACAGACCCTGATACAACATATTTGCTGGTGAGAAATCTTTGTTATTTGAAAAAAGGCACCAGGAAACCATAAAATCTGACCTTTAACCACACCACAATTAAGCTCAGATATTGATAGCAGAAATTGGAGCAAAACTGCTGAGACATAGCTGTGCTTGCAGGTTTAACATATTCCAAAATTAGAGTATTTTAAAGGGAATCCTCAGGTGGTGAGTGCAGGATAGCCTCCCTAAAACTGAGGGAAACCCATCCTGATTCTTACACGCTGATAAAGATGCTGGTAGTATGCAGCAATAGTTGATAATGGTTTTCCTGCTTAAAATACTTAGGGTTTTGGGATCTGCAAAGTCCAGACAAGAAACACCTATCCTGAGAGTGCTGGAAGCTCAGCTGACAGATTAAATCCCTTTCAAGCTGCAAGACTTGTGCCATTTGAACAGTGTTATGTATTGGGGACAGCTGGGGAGAACTATTGCAAAATGTTGGAGCAAAATCACACAAAATCAGTGGTCGAATCCCTCTGCAATTTGGCCACTCATCTCTAAGTACTTTGCAGTGCTCAGGGGAGCTTagaactgaatatttttctaacaAGTGGGTTAAGTATATTTATTGTAATtgaagagagacaaagaaatgcTGGTTACCAGAGTTTACGCAATGAGTTAAATAGTACGTGGTGAAGGTTAGGGTTCAAGGACAGATGTGAGGGACCTGGTAGTGCTGAGGAAGACCTTACCAGAGCCCATTCCAGCCCAAGTGCTCATCACCACAGTGTTCTGGAAACCATCGTTTCCTTGAGCCTGTGCCATGGGgtaaaaaagggagagagaagctGTCACTAGAGTGTGGGCTCAGGCAGTGTCAGAGGAAATGTGGGATTGTGTGGGAAAGGTGTTACCATTTACTGAGGTTTAAATACGGTCTTGGAAATTTAAGATTTTCTGGTCAATTTTTCTGTCAGAATGGGCATTTTTGTGAAACAGGGCACTTGTCCTGCCAGGTGCCAATAAGCCAGTTAATAAATGGGGAATTCAGTCTGCTGTTGCTGATATCAAgttgatttttcattattatattttaaacgGAGGAAAGATGGAACCGAAATATCTATATGGTACTGGCTGTGGATTTAAGCGACTTTGCAGTACAGGAggttttaaaatctctttccaCAATGATGCTTGCTTGCTGAGTGAATTGCACTGATACAGATACTGTCATGGTATTCTCTTATGT from Falco rusticolus isolate bFalRus1 chromosome 13, bFalRus1.pri, whole genome shotgun sequence harbors:
- the LOC119156918 gene encoding histone-lysine N-methyltransferase MECOM-like, with product MRSKGRARKLAASDECLYESFPELPLEEAAEADGEAANVQCPASVSIQELSSPATSSEAFTPKESSPYKAPIYIPDDIPIPTEFELRESNIPGAGLGIWTKRKIEAGEKFGPFVGEQRPHLNDPSYGWEVRHRTFFRSVELSCVSINTEVFAKFESYPAAARGYLRA